In Arachis hypogaea cultivar Tifrunner chromosome 17, arahy.Tifrunner.gnm2.J5K5, whole genome shotgun sequence, a single window of DNA contains:
- the LOC112766189 gene encoding probable plastidic glucose transporter 2, with the protein RREGEENAGQWPRGRSCRRSCLPSPLRSRRRRCLGSHRREPWLSAPPSELLLHSVAVCVLGKIRFKRYGCIESFLEKETSNPSWKLSLPHVLVGTLSSFLFGYHLGVVNEPLESISRDLGFRGNTLAEGLVVSMCLGGALIGSLFSGWIADAVGCRRAFRLCALPMIIGASMSAAINNLFGMLVGWLFVGTGLGLGPPAVALYVTEA; encoded by the exons agaagagagggagaagagaacGCAGGCCAGTGGCCCAGGGGGAGGAGTTGCCGCCGTTCGTGCCTCCCGTCGCCGTTGCGGTCTCGCCGTCGCCGCTGTTTGGGTAGTCACCGGAGGGAGCCGTGGCTGTCCGCGCCGCCGTCGGAGCTGCTGCTCCATTCCGTCGCTGTCTGCGTGCTCGG CAAAATAAGGTTCAAAAGATATGGATGCATTGAATCCTTCTTGGAGAAAGAAACATCGAATCCTTCTTGGAAGCTCTCCTTACCGCATGTACTTGTGGGGACCCTTTCATCATTTCTATTTGGATACCATCTTGG AGTAGTTAATGAACCACTTGAAAGCATATCTAGGGATCTTGGCTTCAGGGGAAATACCTTGGCAGAAG GTCTGGTGGTGAGCATGTGTCTTGGTGGTGCGTTAATTGGAAGTCTATTCAGTGGCTGGATTGCTGATGCAGTTGGGTGTCGTAGGGCTTTCCGGTTGTGTGCTTTGCCAATGATAATTGGCGCTTCGATGAG tgCAGCAATAAACAACTTGTTTGGTATGCTTGTAGGATGGTTATTTGTTGGGACTGGCCTGGGTCTGGGCCCTCCTGCTGTTGCTCTGTATGTGACGGAGGCATGA
- the LOC112766586 gene encoding uncharacterized protein isoform X4 — MLSFCTSLIWQQAKNAKDGDSQVAQSISRFVHMVDYGAEMEHQLAFLVDCRGAFGRFNELKETLVHSSNSLAIQALKCAKKHLSLVKACITFSEITIPSISAQRKQFDLFLETAEVAFLVGLVSHSDGLIDSAVGCLQTLNITDGLQTPAEVEGLVSSIRKLCGFLVMVPDSRQ, encoded by the exons ATGTTGTCTTTCTGCACATCCTTAATCTGGCAACAAG CAAAGAATGCGAAAGATGGTGATAGCCAAGTGGCACAGTCGATATCCCGCTTTGTGCACATG GTAGATTATGGGGCAGAGATGGAACACCAGTTAGCTTTTCTAGTTGATTGCCGAGGAGCTTTTGGTAGATTTAATGAACTAAAG GAAACCCTTGTTCATTCCAGCAATTCTTTAGCAATTCAAGCTTTGAAATGTGCTAAGAAACACTTGAGTTTGGTCAAAGCCTGCATTACATTTAGTGAAATCACAATACCTTCTATTTCTGCTCAGAGAAAGCAATTTGATCTTTTCCTAGAGACTGCCGAG GTTGCATTCTTAGTTGGCTTGGTTTCTCATTCTGATGGATTGATTGATTCCGCAGTTGGCTGTTTGCAGACCTTAAATATCACGGATG GCTTGCAAACCCCAGCTGAAGTTGAAGGACTAGTCTCATCAATTAGAAAGCTCTGTGGCTTCTTAGTTATGGTTCCAG ATTCCAGGCAATGA
- the LOC112766586 gene encoding uncharacterized protein isoform X3 codes for MLSFCTSLIWQQAKNAKDGDSQVAQSISRFVHMVDYGAEMEHQLAFLVDCRGAFGRFNELKETLVHSSNSLAIQALKCAKKHLSLVKACITFSEITIPSISAQRKQFDLFLETAEVAFLVGLVSHSDGLIDSAVGCLQTLNITDGLQTPAEVEGLVSSIRKLCGFLVMVPGDLSKAGTHFPTKCKSESIFILFPDSRQ; via the exons ATGTTGTCTTTCTGCACATCCTTAATCTGGCAACAAG CAAAGAATGCGAAAGATGGTGATAGCCAAGTGGCACAGTCGATATCCCGCTTTGTGCACATG GTAGATTATGGGGCAGAGATGGAACACCAGTTAGCTTTTCTAGTTGATTGCCGAGGAGCTTTTGGTAGATTTAATGAACTAAAG GAAACCCTTGTTCATTCCAGCAATTCTTTAGCAATTCAAGCTTTGAAATGTGCTAAGAAACACTTGAGTTTGGTCAAAGCCTGCATTACATTTAGTGAAATCACAATACCTTCTATTTCTGCTCAGAGAAAGCAATTTGATCTTTTCCTAGAGACTGCCGAG GTTGCATTCTTAGTTGGCTTGGTTTCTCATTCTGATGGATTGATTGATTCCGCAGTTGGCTGTTTGCAGACCTTAAATATCACGGATG GCTTGCAAACCCCAGCTGAAGTTGAAGGACTAGTCTCATCAATTAGAAAGCTCTGTGGCTTCTTAGTTATGGTTCCAG GTGATCTTAGCAAAGCAGGCACCCACTTCCCAACCAAATGCAAAAGTGAATCCATTTTTATATTGTTTCCAGATTCCAGGCAATGA
- the LOC112766586 gene encoding uncharacterized protein isoform X1: protein MPSLQSLLGKILSHFKCLEDVLCLNHFPEILDLMFGSSQDVVFLHILNLATRNDHIRDPLCIQLLFEISRTLHDNIEAKNAKDGDSQVAQSISRFVHMVDYGAEMEHQLAFLVDCRGAFGRFNELKETLVHSSNSLAIQALKCAKKHLSLVKACITFSEITIPSISAQRKQFDLFLETAEVAFLVGLVSHSDGLIDSAVGCLQTLNITDGLQTPAEVEGLVSSIRKLCGFLVMVPGDLSKAGTHFPTKCKSESIFILFPDSRQ, encoded by the exons ATGCCAAGCTTACAATCTCTCTTGGGGAAGATTCTGTCTCATTTTAAGTGTCTTGAGGATGTATTGTGTCTG AATCACTTTCCAGAGATCTTAGATTTAATGTTTGGGAGTTCACAAGATGTTGTCTTTCTGCACATCCTTAATCTGGCAACAAG GAACGATCATATTAGGGATCCATTGTGCATACAGCTACTTTTTGAAATTTCTCGAACTTTACATGATAACATTGAAGCAAAGAATGCGAAAGATGGTGATAGCCAAGTGGCACAGTCGATATCCCGCTTTGTGCACATG GTAGATTATGGGGCAGAGATGGAACACCAGTTAGCTTTTCTAGTTGATTGCCGAGGAGCTTTTGGTAGATTTAATGAACTAAAG GAAACCCTTGTTCATTCCAGCAATTCTTTAGCAATTCAAGCTTTGAAATGTGCTAAGAAACACTTGAGTTTGGTCAAAGCCTGCATTACATTTAGTGAAATCACAATACCTTCTATTTCTGCTCAGAGAAAGCAATTTGATCTTTTCCTAGAGACTGCCGAG GTTGCATTCTTAGTTGGCTTGGTTTCTCATTCTGATGGATTGATTGATTCCGCAGTTGGCTGTTTGCAGACCTTAAATATCACGGATG GCTTGCAAACCCCAGCTGAAGTTGAAGGACTAGTCTCATCAATTAGAAAGCTCTGTGGCTTCTTAGTTATGGTTCCAG GTGATCTTAGCAAAGCAGGCACCCACTTCCCAACCAAATGCAAAAGTGAATCCATTTTTATATTGTTTCCAGATTCCAGGCAATGA
- the LOC112766586 gene encoding uncharacterized protein isoform X2: protein MPSLQSLLGKILSHFKCLEDVLCLNHFPEILDLMFGSSQDVVFLHILNLATRNDHIRDPLCIQLLFEISRTLHDNIEAKNAKDGDSQVAQSISRFVHMVDYGAEMEHQLAFLVDCRGAFGRFNELKETLVHSSNSLAIQALKCAKKHLSLVKACITFSEITIPSISAQRKQFDLFLETAEVAFLVGLVSHSDGLIDSAVGCLQTLNITDGLQTPAEVEGLVSSIRKLCGFLVMVPDSRQ, encoded by the exons ATGCCAAGCTTACAATCTCTCTTGGGGAAGATTCTGTCTCATTTTAAGTGTCTTGAGGATGTATTGTGTCTG AATCACTTTCCAGAGATCTTAGATTTAATGTTTGGGAGTTCACAAGATGTTGTCTTTCTGCACATCCTTAATCTGGCAACAAG GAACGATCATATTAGGGATCCATTGTGCATACAGCTACTTTTTGAAATTTCTCGAACTTTACATGATAACATTGAAGCAAAGAATGCGAAAGATGGTGATAGCCAAGTGGCACAGTCGATATCCCGCTTTGTGCACATG GTAGATTATGGGGCAGAGATGGAACACCAGTTAGCTTTTCTAGTTGATTGCCGAGGAGCTTTTGGTAGATTTAATGAACTAAAG GAAACCCTTGTTCATTCCAGCAATTCTTTAGCAATTCAAGCTTTGAAATGTGCTAAGAAACACTTGAGTTTGGTCAAAGCCTGCATTACATTTAGTGAAATCACAATACCTTCTATTTCTGCTCAGAGAAAGCAATTTGATCTTTTCCTAGAGACTGCCGAG GTTGCATTCTTAGTTGGCTTGGTTTCTCATTCTGATGGATTGATTGATTCCGCAGTTGGCTGTTTGCAGACCTTAAATATCACGGATG GCTTGCAAACCCCAGCTGAAGTTGAAGGACTAGTCTCATCAATTAGAAAGCTCTGTGGCTTCTTAGTTATGGTTCCAG ATTCCAGGCAATGA
- the LOC140181014 gene encoding uncharacterized protein — MEIYVDDMVAKTTQERSHCDDLREIFKQIRAYNMRLNPEKCAFGLQGGKIQQPVYFVNRVMQPAEQRYPRIEQLALALVIIARRLRHYFKSHTIIVRTNQPLRQILTKPELAGRLTKWSIELSKFDIQFQPRSALKAQILADFVSELTPDEPNKPWELHVDGASSRGGSGAGIILKEGDKVIGKQSLSSTSQQATIRPSTIPKDELNPPHFRRKASLYTSIAGELYKRGFSQPLLKCLNKDETKEVMDEVHEGICGNHIGGRALTTKIVRTGYYWPTMKRDCITKVKTCDDCQKHAAISMKPAEVLHSMEHHFSSVEHPQTNGQAKAANRVILQSTTGETPFKLVYGSEALIPIEIGIPTLRAELYDEQHNTNARNAELDLSEEDREIAAIKQKAKKQLAERKHNTRVVSRTFDEGDLVLRKTEEARRPPSHEKLSANWEGPFRVAKVLGLGAYQLQTLLGEPVSGNWNVSSLKIYRS; from the exons ATGGAAATCTATGTGGATGATATGGTCGCCAAGACCACTCAAGAGAGGTCACACTGCGACGACCTTAGGGAGATATTCAAACAAATCCGAGCATACAATATGAGACTCAACCCGGAGAAATGCGCTTTCGGGTTACAAGGAG GAAAAATACAGCAACCAGTATACTTCGTCAATAGAGTCATGCAACCAGCGGAACAAAGGTATCCGAGAATAGAACAACTGGCCTTAGCACTAGTAATAATAGCGAGAAGACTCAGGCACTACTTCAAAAGCCACACAATAATAGTGAGAACGAACCAACCATTAAGGCAAATACTGACAAAACCAGAACTCGCCGGACGTCTGACTAAATGGTCTATCGAGCTCTCGAAATTTGATATCCAGTTTCAACCAAGGTCGGCCCTGAAAGCACAGATCCTCGCAGACTTCGTTTCAGAACTGACCCCTGACGAGCCCAACAAGCCCTGGGAGTTGCATGTTGATGGGGCATCAAGCCGAGGAGGGAGCGGAGCTGGGATAATTCTAAAAGAAGGGGACAAAGTGATAGGCAAACAATCCCTTAGTTCAACTTCCCAGCAAGCAACAATCAGGCCGA GTACCATACCCAAAGACGAACTCAACCCGCCACACTTTAGGCGAAAAGCAAGTCTCTACACGAGCATAGCAGGAGAACTTTACAAGCGCGGTTTCTCACAACCACTGCTAAAATGCCTAAACAAAGATGAGACAAAAGAAGTAATGGATGAAGTTCATGAGGGCATATGTGGAAACCACATCGGCGGACGAGCTCTCACCACAAAGATCGTCCGAACAGGATACTACTGGCCGACCATGAAGAGGGATTGCATAACAAAGGTAAAGACATGTGACGACTGTCAGAAGCATGCCGCCATATCTATGAAACCAGCCGAGGTATTACACAGCATGGAG CATCACTTTAGCTCAGTCGAACACCCACAGACCAATGGGCAGGCCAAAGCTGCTAACAGAGTTATATTGCAG TCCACCACGGGCGAGACACCTTTCAAGCTAGTCTATGGGTCGGAAGCACTAATCCCTATTGAGATCGGCATTCCTACGCTGAGGGCCGAGTTATATGACGAACAACACAATACAAACGCGAGAAATGCCGAGCTTGATCTTAGTGAAGAAGACAGGGAAATTGCAGCTATCAAGCAGAAAGCTAAAAAACAATTGGCTGAAAGAAAGCACAACACAAGAGTGGTGTCGAGGACATTCGATGAAGGAGACCTAGTCCTCCGAAAAACAGAGGAAGCAAGGCGACCACCTTCACACGAAAAGCTCTCCGCCAACTGGGAAGGACCATTTCGGGTGGCAAAAGTACTCGGCCTGGGGGCTTACCAGCTCCAAACACTACTCGGCGAACCAGTATCTGGAAACTGGAATGTATCTTCTTTGAAAATCTACAGATCATAA